The following is a genomic window from Rhizobium sp. NRK18.
CCTGAGGTGGTCATTTAGGATCTCCAGTTGATATTAGCTAAGTTATTAGCTAACCTGTGAATAACAATGGAGCGAACGATGACAGTCGTCACCATTCACAAGGCCAAGACTGAACTTTCCAAACTTCTCGCCCGCGTCGAGGCGGGAGAGGAGATCGTCATCGCGCGCGGCAGCGAACCCATCGCCAAGTTGGTGCCTGTTGACGCGGCTCAAACCCAAAAGCCGAAACGTCGGCCCGGCGCCCTTTCGCACCTGCGCGATACGTTGCCACCTGACCTCTTCCTCGAGCCCATGTCGGAAGAAGAGCTGTCGCTTTGGGAGGGCGCCCATTCCTTTCCCGGCGACAATGGCAGATGAAACTGCTTCTCGACACCCATGCGCTCGCATGGTGGCTTATGGACGATAGCCGTCTCACTGAAACCGCGCGCAAGTCCATCGCCGACCCCGGTAACGATGTTGCCGTCAGCGCAGTTTCGGCCTTCGAAGTCGCAACAAAGTACCGTATTGGAAAATGGCCGGCCATGGCTGAGCTGGTGACCGGCTTTCCTCACCTTGTGGCCGAGCAAGAGTTCTCGCTGTTGCCAATTACCGTTTCCCACGCACTTCTCGCCGGGCGGTTTGCGGCCGCCCACCGTGACCCCTTCAACCGCCTGCTGGCCG
Proteins encoded in this region:
- a CDS encoding type II toxin-antitoxin system VapC family toxin; protein product: MKLLLDTHALAWWLMDDSRLTETARKSIADPGNDVAVSAVSAFEVATKYRIGKWPAMAELVTGFPHLVAEQEFSLLPITVSHALLAGRFAAAHRDPFNRLLAAQAKLDSLVLVTADSAFSQFDIDLLW
- a CDS encoding type II toxin-antitoxin system Phd/YefM family antitoxin: MTVVTIHKAKTELSKLLARVEAGEEIVIARGSEPIAKLVPVDAAQTQKPKRRPGALSHLRDTLPPDLFLEPMSEEELSLWEGAHSFPGDNGR